One Paramisgurnus dabryanus chromosome 10, PD_genome_1.1, whole genome shotgun sequence genomic region harbors:
- the kcnip3b gene encoding calsenilin isoform X3 — protein sequence MQADGQKGMDGGLRPDASGQNGDPSRQRDDGGKWQKPRISRKSLRKCCLVNWIIASRAPQGSKSFDCDLELSMVRHQPEGLDQLQAQTKFTRKELQSLYRGFKNECPSGLVDEETFKSIYSQFFPQGDATTYAHFLFNAFDMDRNGSINFEDFVIGLSVLLRGSVTEKLRWAFNLYDINKDGYITREEMLAIIKSIYDMMGSYTYPSVREYAAFEHVEIFFQKMDRNRDGLVTIDEFIETCQRDENIMSSMQLFENVI from the exons GCAGATGGACAGAAGGGTATGGATGGAGGTCTCCGGCCTGATGCCAGCGGTCAGAACGGAGACCCCAGCAGGCAGAGGGACGACGGAGGGAAGTGGCAGAAGCCGCGCATCTCTCGCAAGTCCCTTAGGAAATGCTGTCTGGTCAATTGGATCATCGCCAGCAGAGCGCCACAGGGCTCAA AGAGTTTTGACTGTGATCTGGAGTTGTCCATGGTGAGACATCAGCCCGAGGGTCTCGACCAGTTGCAGGCTCAGACCAAGTTCACAAGGAAGGAGCTTCAGTCGCTCTACAGAGGCTTTAAAAAC GAGTGTCCCAGTGGATTGGTGGATGAGGAGACTTTTAAATCGATCTATTCCCAGTTCTTCCCTCAAGGAG ATGCAACCACATATGCACATTTCCTTTTCAATGCATTCGACATGGACCGAAATGGCTCGATCAATTTTGAG GACTTTGTAATTGGCCTCTCTGTTCTACTTCGAGGCTCTGTGACAGAGAAACTGAGATGGGCCTTTAACCTGTACGATATAAACAAAGATGGATACATCACCAGAGAA GAAATGCTGGCTATCATAAAGTCTATTTATGATATGATGGGCAGCTACACGTATCCTAGTGTAAGAGAGTATGCTGCATTTGAACATGTGGAGATATTCTTCCAG AAGATGGACCGAAATCGAGATGGCCTGGTGACTATTGATGAATTCATAGAGACATGTCAGAGG GACGAGAACATTATGAGCTCCATGCAGCTGTTTGAGAATGTCATCTAA
- the kcnip3b gene encoding calsenilin isoform X1 has translation MQADGQKGMDGGLRPDASGQNGDPSRQRDDGGKWQKPRISRKSLRKCCLVNWIIASRAPQGSKSFDCDLELSMVRHQPEGLDQLQAQTKFTRKELQSLYRGFKNECPSGLVDEETFKSIYSQFFPQGDATTYAHFLFNAFDMDRNGSINFEDFVIGLSVLLRGSVTEKLRWAFNLYDINKDGYITREEMLAIIKSIYDMMGSYTYPSVREYAAFEHVEIFFQKMDRNRDGLVTIDEFIETCQRISASLYYSSTAPQGLFRFVPNTSSVACAFNFD, from the exons GCAGATGGACAGAAGGGTATGGATGGAGGTCTCCGGCCTGATGCCAGCGGTCAGAACGGAGACCCCAGCAGGCAGAGGGACGACGGAGGGAAGTGGCAGAAGCCGCGCATCTCTCGCAAGTCCCTTAGGAAATGCTGTCTGGTCAATTGGATCATCGCCAGCAGAGCGCCACAGGGCTCAA AGAGTTTTGACTGTGATCTGGAGTTGTCCATGGTGAGACATCAGCCCGAGGGTCTCGACCAGTTGCAGGCTCAGACCAAGTTCACAAGGAAGGAGCTTCAGTCGCTCTACAGAGGCTTTAAAAAC GAGTGTCCCAGTGGATTGGTGGATGAGGAGACTTTTAAATCGATCTATTCCCAGTTCTTCCCTCAAGGAG ATGCAACCACATATGCACATTTCCTTTTCAATGCATTCGACATGGACCGAAATGGCTCGATCAATTTTGAG GACTTTGTAATTGGCCTCTCTGTTCTACTTCGAGGCTCTGTGACAGAGAAACTGAGATGGGCCTTTAACCTGTACGATATAAACAAAGATGGATACATCACCAGAGAA GAAATGCTGGCTATCATAAAGTCTATTTATGATATGATGGGCAGCTACACGTATCCTAGTGTAAGAGAGTATGCTGCATTTGAACATGTGGAGATATTCTTCCAG AAGATGGACCGAAATCGAGATGGCCTGGTGACTATTGATGAATTCATAGAGACATGTCAGAGG ATCTCAGCATCGCTCTATTATTCCTCAACTGCTCCACAGGGACTCTTCAGATTTGTTCCTAACACATCGTCTGTTGCATGTGCATTCAACTTTGATTGA
- the kcnip3b gene encoding calsenilin isoform X4, which produces MQADGQKGMDGGLRPDASGQNGDPSRQRDDGGKWQKPRISRKSLRKCCLVNWIIASRAPQGSKSFDCDLELSMVRHQPEGLDQLQAQTKFTRKELQSLYRGFKNECPSGLVDEETFKSIYSQFFPQGDATTYAHFLFNAFDMDRNGSINFEDFVIGLSVLLRGSVTEKLRWAFNLYDINKDGYITREEMLAIIKSIYDMMGSYTYPSVREYAAFEHVEIFFQMDRNRDGLVTIDEFIETCQRDENIMSSMQLFENVI; this is translated from the exons GCAGATGGACAGAAGGGTATGGATGGAGGTCTCCGGCCTGATGCCAGCGGTCAGAACGGAGACCCCAGCAGGCAGAGGGACGACGGAGGGAAGTGGCAGAAGCCGCGCATCTCTCGCAAGTCCCTTAGGAAATGCTGTCTGGTCAATTGGATCATCGCCAGCAGAGCGCCACAGGGCTCAA AGAGTTTTGACTGTGATCTGGAGTTGTCCATGGTGAGACATCAGCCCGAGGGTCTCGACCAGTTGCAGGCTCAGACCAAGTTCACAAGGAAGGAGCTTCAGTCGCTCTACAGAGGCTTTAAAAAC GAGTGTCCCAGTGGATTGGTGGATGAGGAGACTTTTAAATCGATCTATTCCCAGTTCTTCCCTCAAGGAG ATGCAACCACATATGCACATTTCCTTTTCAATGCATTCGACATGGACCGAAATGGCTCGATCAATTTTGAG GACTTTGTAATTGGCCTCTCTGTTCTACTTCGAGGCTCTGTGACAGAGAAACTGAGATGGGCCTTTAACCTGTACGATATAAACAAAGATGGATACATCACCAGAGAA GAAATGCTGGCTATCATAAAGTCTATTTATGATATGATGGGCAGCTACACGTATCCTAGTGTAAGAGAGTATGCTGCATTTGAACATGTGGAGATATTCTTCCAG ATGGACCGAAATCGAGATGGCCTGGTGACTATTGATGAATTCATAGAGACATGTCAGAGG GACGAGAACATTATGAGCTCCATGCAGCTGTTTGAGAATGTCATCTAA
- the kcnip3b gene encoding calsenilin isoform X2: MQADGQKGMDGGLRPDASGQNGDPSRQRDDGGKWQKPRISRKSLRKCCLVNWIIASRAPQGSKSFDCDLELSMVRHQPEGLDQLQAQTKFTRKELQSLYRGFKNECPSGLVDEETFKSIYSQFFPQGDATTYAHFLFNAFDMDRNGSINFEDFVIGLSVLLRGSVTEKLRWAFNLYDINKDGYITREEMLAIIKSIYDMMGSYTYPSVREYAAFEHVEIFFQMDRNRDGLVTIDEFIETCQRISASLYYSSTAPQGLFRFVPNTSSVACAFNFD, encoded by the exons GCAGATGGACAGAAGGGTATGGATGGAGGTCTCCGGCCTGATGCCAGCGGTCAGAACGGAGACCCCAGCAGGCAGAGGGACGACGGAGGGAAGTGGCAGAAGCCGCGCATCTCTCGCAAGTCCCTTAGGAAATGCTGTCTGGTCAATTGGATCATCGCCAGCAGAGCGCCACAGGGCTCAA AGAGTTTTGACTGTGATCTGGAGTTGTCCATGGTGAGACATCAGCCCGAGGGTCTCGACCAGTTGCAGGCTCAGACCAAGTTCACAAGGAAGGAGCTTCAGTCGCTCTACAGAGGCTTTAAAAAC GAGTGTCCCAGTGGATTGGTGGATGAGGAGACTTTTAAATCGATCTATTCCCAGTTCTTCCCTCAAGGAG ATGCAACCACATATGCACATTTCCTTTTCAATGCATTCGACATGGACCGAAATGGCTCGATCAATTTTGAG GACTTTGTAATTGGCCTCTCTGTTCTACTTCGAGGCTCTGTGACAGAGAAACTGAGATGGGCCTTTAACCTGTACGATATAAACAAAGATGGATACATCACCAGAGAA GAAATGCTGGCTATCATAAAGTCTATTTATGATATGATGGGCAGCTACACGTATCCTAGTGTAAGAGAGTATGCTGCATTTGAACATGTGGAGATATTCTTCCAG ATGGACCGAAATCGAGATGGCCTGGTGACTATTGATGAATTCATAGAGACATGTCAGAGG ATCTCAGCATCGCTCTATTATTCCTCAACTGCTCCACAGGGACTCTTCAGATTTGTTCCTAACACATCGTCTGTTGCATGTGCATTCAACTTTGATTGA
- the kcnip3b gene encoding calsenilin isoform X5, translating into MAIQGMELFAVAVVMLLFFIMLKQFGIWEPLGLDESFDCDLELSMVRHQPEGLDQLQAQTKFTRKELQSLYRGFKNECPSGLVDEETFKSIYSQFFPQGDATTYAHFLFNAFDMDRNGSINFEDFVIGLSVLLRGSVTEKLRWAFNLYDINKDGYITREEMLAIIKSIYDMMGSYTYPSVREYAAFEHVEIFFQKMDRNRDGLVTIDEFIETCQRDENIMSSMQLFENVI; encoded by the exons ATGGCCATTCAGGGCATGGAATTGTTTGCAGTAGCTGTAGTGATGCTCCTGTTTTTTATAATGCTTAAACAGTTTGGCATCTGGGAGCCACTGGGATTGGATG AGAGTTTTGACTGTGATCTGGAGTTGTCCATGGTGAGACATCAGCCCGAGGGTCTCGACCAGTTGCAGGCTCAGACCAAGTTCACAAGGAAGGAGCTTCAGTCGCTCTACAGAGGCTTTAAAAAC GAGTGTCCCAGTGGATTGGTGGATGAGGAGACTTTTAAATCGATCTATTCCCAGTTCTTCCCTCAAGGAG ATGCAACCACATATGCACATTTCCTTTTCAATGCATTCGACATGGACCGAAATGGCTCGATCAATTTTGAG GACTTTGTAATTGGCCTCTCTGTTCTACTTCGAGGCTCTGTGACAGAGAAACTGAGATGGGCCTTTAACCTGTACGATATAAACAAAGATGGATACATCACCAGAGAA GAAATGCTGGCTATCATAAAGTCTATTTATGATATGATGGGCAGCTACACGTATCCTAGTGTAAGAGAGTATGCTGCATTTGAACATGTGGAGATATTCTTCCAG AAGATGGACCGAAATCGAGATGGCCTGGTGACTATTGATGAATTCATAGAGACATGTCAGAGG GACGAGAACATTATGAGCTCCATGCAGCTGTTTGAGAATGTCATCTAA
- the rassf2b gene encoding ras association domain-containing protein 2b: MDIVDSDAVQIGEHKFVNKSTILSHLKTYNLYYEGQALQLRHREDEGELIIEGLLNVFWGVRRPIRLQMQDDKETGRPHPSLTSPSVDITTVENEGTNQTSTSIEFTAADDQLRDSSGEEAASEQEPSTRSDRVARTSSDLGGRRISGRRLGIRRVKRHHRCSFNGHFYNHKTAVFTPAFGSVTNVRINSGMTTTQVMRVLLNKFKIENNPDEFTLYFVHTSGERQQLKPNDHPLAVRVLRGPCEQVSKIFLMETDQVEEVTHDVAQYIKFELPVLQSFITKLQEEEEREMQKLKRRYADLRRIIKKYMQALSDRTT; the protein is encoded by the exons ATGGACATTGTGGATTCAGACGCGGTGCAGATTGGAGAACACAAATTTGTAAACAA GAGCACGATTCTGTCACATCTTAAGACATACAATCTTTACTACGAAGGACAAGCTCTCCAGCTGAGACATAGAGAG GATGAAGGAGAATTGATAATAGAAGGTTTGCTCAACGTTTTTTGGGGTGTTCGGCGGCCAATCAGACTGCAAATGCAAGACGATAAGGAGACAGGCAGGCCACACCCATCTTTAACATCACCGAGTGTTGACATCACAACAGTCGA AAATGAAGGAACAAATCAGACGTCAACATCGATTGAGTTCACAGCAGCAGACGACCAATTAAGAGACAGCTCGGGTGAAGAGGCAG CTAGTGAACAGGAGCCATCGACACGCTCAGATCGAGTCGCCCGAACCTCGAGTGACCTCGGTGGGAGGAGAATTAGTGGGCGGAGACTTGGAATCAGGAGGGTGAAGCGACACCACCGCTGCTCCTTTAATGGACACTTTTATAACCACAAG ACGGCAGTGTTTACCCCTGCGTTTGGCTCTGTTACTAATGTGCGCATCAACAGCGGCATGACGACGACACAGGTGATGCGAGTGTTACTGAACAAATTCAAGATTGAGAACAACCCAGACGAATTTACATTGTATTTTGTCCACACTAGCGGAG AGAGACAACAATTAAAACCTAATGACCATCCTTTGGCAGTCCGGGTTTTGCGGGGACCTTGTGAGCAGGTCAGCAAAATCTTCCTAATGGAGACGGATCAGGTGGAAGAGGTTACCCATGAT GTGGCACAATACATCAAGTTTGAGCTTCCTGTTCTACAAAGCTTCATCACCAAACTGCAAGAAGAGGAAGAACGAGAGATGCAAAAGTTAAAGAGGAG GTACGCTGATTTGCGTCGTATCATCAAGAAATACATGCAGGCTTTGAGTGACAGAACCACTTGA